From Paenarthrobacter sp. A20:
TCCTTCGACTGAACCGGATCGCCGCACAGTGGCACGAGCTGGCAGGTGAACCCGAAGCTGCGCTCAGGCACGCTATGGACTCAGCCGACTACGGGTTGGTCGGCGCAATCCTCGGGCGGCACGGAGCCGCACTCCTGGGCTCGGGCGGGGTCACCCTGGTCCGGCGGGCCATTGCCGTGCTGCCGGATTCCATCCTGGCGGCAAGCCCCAAGCTCTGCGTGGTTGCGGCATTGGCGCATGTGGAAAGCCGCCAGCCCACCACGGCTGCACGGTACCTGGCCGCCGCGAACCGCTATTGGGTAGACGATGCACCGCCTGATCTCCGTGAACTGCGGGCATTGGCAGAAGCCCGCCTGTCCTGGTTCAGCGGTGAATGGGAGAACCGCCACCCCACGGCCACCAGCGACTATGCCGACCTCCCTTTGTCGCGGCAGAGCGACATCCGGATTGAAGCGAGAATGGTTGCGCTCACCGCCGCTGTTGCCGAACAGAATTACGGGACTGCCGAGAACGAAGCCACGGAAGCACTGATCGAAGCCACCGAAGCAGGCAACAGCTATCTTGCCGGCAAGGTGTACCTCAAGCTGGCAGGCATCTCCTCCATGCGAGGCCAACTCCGCCGTGCCGGCGAATATCTGCGGCAGGCTGAGGAGAAACTACCCGCACACGCGTGGTCGGGGGGAGCTGGCCGGTCGGTTGGCGCCCTCATGCACGCCTCGGCCGCACTCCTGGCAGCCGAACCCGCCGCGGCCCTGAAGTTTGCGGCGGCGGGCGCTGCCGAACTTGGACAACTGGGGTCCTCCTCCAAAGGAGTCGGCGCCGCGATGCGCTCCACCTTGGAACTGGTCACCGCGTGCGCCCATCTGGATACGGGGGACAGGCGCCACTCCTTGGATGGCATGCGGCAAGCACGGCTGCGCATCGGCCAGGACCATCTGTTCGCCCAACCGATGGCAGCCTTCGTAGCGGTCATCGAACATACTGCCGCCCTTGCCTTGGGGCATGCCGAGCGGGCACGCGAGGTCCTGGAATGGGCTGAGGAGCTTATCCCGGGTACGGGCGAATTGTGCCTGCTGCGCGCCCAGGGCCCAGCCGGCATCAGCCGCTTCGATGCCGCCACGGAACGCCTCCGTCCACTGCACACCGGCGTGGTGGCGCCCCTCCTGGAATGGACGTGGCTTCACGTGAACGTCCTGGAATGCTCCATGGCCATCCGCACAGGCCGGCGGACACTTGCCGGAAAGCTCCTGGAGGACGCACTGGGCAAAGCCGAGGAACTTGGCGTGATCCGGCCCTTGGCCATCGCCCCCCAGGAGGTCATCGACCTGCTGGTGGAACGGGCGGGAGCACACGGCCCCCAAGAGGAACTCGCCAAGAAACTGTTGGCGTTGCGGTCCCCCGCCGATGCCAGGCGGGCACCGCTGCTGACTCCGCGGGAACGGGAGGTCCTCACCCTTCTTCCATCACACTTGTCGCAGGAACAGATGGCCTCGGAGCTCCATCTGTCCGTCAACACGGTCAAGACGCACATAAGGATCATCTACTCCAAGCTCGGGGCCGGATCGCGCCATGACGCTGTGGCCGCCGCCTACAAATTCGGCCACTTACCGTAGGCCGTGACCTCGGAAGACGCCCATCACTCACCCGATTGGGGTGACCCTGCGGCATTAACCCGGATCTAGTCTGAAAGCATGCTGGCAGAAGACTCGGGGATTTGCCGAAGGCACACATGACAGACGTCGTCGTCACGTTGCTGGTGCTCGTCGTGGTGATCGCCGCGTTCGTCTGGAACCGCTTGCCGGTGGAGGTCGTAGCGCTGGGAGCAGCGTTGGCCTTATACGGCACCGGCATCGTTGGCCTTGAGGACACATTCGCCGGCTTCGGGAACGGGACGGTGGTGTTGATCGCCGCGTTGTTCGTCGTGGCGGAGGCTATCGACGCCGCAGGAGTCACCACGTGGCTCGGGAGCCTGCTCATCAGGTTTTCGGGGACCAGCCGGACCCGGCTCATGGTGTTGATGATGGTCCTGACGGCCCTTTTGACGGCTCTCATCAGCGTCAATGGAGCTGTTGCGGCCTTGCTGCCCATGGTTGTCGTGCTCGCAGTCCGGCTGGGTCGCAGGCCTTCGGAGCTCCTCATGCCCATGGCTTTCGCGGCCCACGCCGGCTCCCTGCTGATACTCACCGGCTCACCGGTGAACATCCTGATCCTCAACGCGGCCCTGGACACTACGGGGACGGGGATCGGGTTCTTCGAGTTCGGGCTGGTTGGACTGCCGCTGCTCCTCGGCACCATCGGACTGGCTCTCTGGCTTGGCCCTTCCCTGCTGCCCAGCCGCACCCCCGAAGCCCTTCCCAAGGACCTGGGTTCCCACGGCAAGACCCTCATGACCCACTACCTGGGTGAGGACGGACTGAGCAGGCTCACCATTCCGTCCGGTTCAGTGCTGGTGGGCCAGCCGGTTGCCTGCATCCAGGAAGATGATGACGACGGCGGCCACCTGCACCTCATCAGCGTGCAAGGACCGGACGGCAAACAGTCCACGAACGGGACATTCGAGCCGGGCGATGAGATTGTGGTGCGTGGCGGTCAACCAATCATTGACGCCTTCGCGGCCAAGCACGGCCTCATGCAGGACGACGATGCGACCTGCGGACTCATCAGCAGCAGTTACGGCGTGGCCGAGGTGGTGGTCGCACCGCGTTCCAACCTCGTCGGCACCGAGGCGTACCCCGGCATGGTGACTGACAGCGGTGCCTTGGTGGTGCTGGCCCATCAGCATCCGGGCGAACCGGAATCCTCTGGACGCTCACGTGTTACCGCCGGTGACAGGCTCCTGTTGCAGGGGACTTGGTCTGCGCTGGACCAGCACACCCTGGACCACAATGTGCTGCTGGTGGACTCGCCGGACACCATCCGCCGCCAGACAGTCCCGTTGGGACCGCGAGCGACGCCGGCCCTCATAGTCCTCGGGGTGATGGTGGTCCTACTGGCCACCAACATTGTGCCAGCCCCCATTGCCGCACTGTTGGCCGCGCTGGCCATGGTGGTGCTGCGGGTTGTCACGGTAAAACAGGCACACCAGTCCATGGCATGGACCACCCTCATCCTGGTGGCCGGCATGATTCCGCTGTCCACGGCCATCACGTCGACGGGTACCGCTGAGATCCTCGCTGAGGGCATGGTGTCTGTAGTAGGGAACGGCGGGCACTTGCTGCTCCTTGTTGGGCTCTTCGTGGTCACCGCCGTGCTGGGTCAGCTCATCAGCAACACCGCCACCGCCTTGATCATCATCCCGATCGCCCTTTCGGTGGCCCAGGAGTCATCCATCAACCCGTACGCGGTGCTGATGTGCGTCTCGGTGGCCTCATCCGCGGCCCTGCTGACACCGGTGGCGACGCCGGCCAACATGATGATCATGCAACCGGCCGGCTACAGGTTTGGCGACTACTGGAAGTTTGGCCTGGCCATCATGGCACTGTACGCGGCCGTGGCCATCCTGCTGGTTCCCGTGTTCTGGCCACTTCAGGCCTAGCCACCAAGAAATCCCATGCAACCACCAGAGCAACCAGGAGCAGACATGGCCAGTGACCACACCACCCAAACGACACCACCTACCGTCAAAGCGGCCTCCTGGCTGCCTTTGATCGTGGTGGTCCTCACCCAGATCCAGGCATCGTTCGCCGTGAACGCATTGACCGTCTCAATGCAGGGCATCACCACGGACCTGGACACGGCAGCAACCTCCGTGGGCACGGCCATCACTGCCGGCACGTTCTCGATGGCGGCCTTTATCCTTTTGGGAGCGAAGCTCGGCGCCCGTTTCGGAACGCGCAAGGTGTTCCAAATCGCCGTCGCCATCCATGCCGCCGCCATGGCGGGTGTGGCGCTCAGCCTAAGTCCCACGATGCTCTTCATAGCCCAGGCCTCCTCGGGCGCCGTCATTGCGCTGATCGCCCCCGCCCTCACGGTTTTCATCGCCACCAACTACAAGGACCAGCAGCAGGCAAAAGCCATCGGGCTCCTGGCTGCGGCCATCCCCGCGGCTGGCGTGCTGGCACTGCTGATTGCCGGCTGGTTCGCCACCACCATCGGATGGCGGTATTCGTTCGGCCTGATGGTGGTCCTCGGAGCCATCAACCTGCTGCTGAGCTTCAAGCTCAAGTCCGTCCCGGCGCAAACCCAGCTGAAGATCGATTGGACCGGCTCCATCATTGCCGCCGTGGCCATCATCTTTTTGAGCTTCGGCTTCAGCGGCCTCTCCGCTTGGGGCACGTGGTTTGCCACCCCGCAGGCACCCTTCGACATTTTGGGTCTCTCGCCGGCACCACTCCTGATCCTCCTCGGGGCCATCGCGGGACAGGTGTTCTTCATGTGGGTGCGGAAGCGCCAGGATGCCAAACTGCCCCGCATCTTTGACCTGAGGGTGCTGGCCTCCAGCTCCGAGCTCGCGGTCACTGCCTGCATGGCCACCATGTTGTTCGTGGGAACGGCCGCCAATTTCCTGATCCCCCTGTACATGCAGATCGTGCAGGGCCGCTCCGGCATTGAGACGTCGTTCTCGATCATTCCCTACACCTTGTCCATCTTCCTCGCGAGCACTTTCGTGGCATTCCTGTATGAAAAGTTCCCGCCAAGGACCATCGCGCAAGCCGGCTTCGTGGTGGTGGCCGGCGCGCTGGTCCTGCTCGCCTTCACCATCCGGAACGACTGGGGGCAGCTCTTTGTGGTGCTGGGCCTGATCCTGCTGGGACTCGGGCAGGGCGCGATCGTCGCTTTGGTGTTCAAC
This genomic window contains:
- a CDS encoding LuxR C-terminal-related transcriptional regulator, which gives rise to MDDQGGTRPDLLSPKLIAVPKPPLDLLARTRLVAKLNAARDVVLLCAPAGYGKTVLLTQWLSGQTDAVAWVNQDRLEFPALWPAVLQALRQCRAIPHGALSGFSGAERNASEVIHGLAEQLAAAGTTIRLVIDGIDQFPADELNHWMPALLNHAGPAFQLILATRVSTAVDPGPARLSGRILELHSNDLAFSLDEINSLAARTITLLGTQQLGEVFRQTAGWPACVVLALRALRGSADPDMPLGDIAGNNRELAEYLGHEVVRTLSGEERDVLSSTCVCRVLVAAQANALAGHRHAGNVLAVLGDDRDLVESAGSGRKVFLVRPLIRAYFRAELARRDPDELLRLNRIAAQWHELAGEPEAALRHAMDSADYGLVGAILGRHGAALLGSGGVTLVRRAIAVLPDSILAASPKLCVVAALAHVESRQPTTAARYLAAANRYWVDDAPPDLRELRALAEARLSWFSGEWENRHPTATSDYADLPLSRQSDIRIEARMVALTAAVAEQNYGTAENEATEALIEATEAGNSYLAGKVYLKLAGISSMRGQLRRAGEYLRQAEEKLPAHAWSGGAGRSVGALMHASAALLAAEPAAALKFAAAGAAELGQLGSSSKGVGAAMRSTLELVTACAHLDTGDRRHSLDGMRQARLRIGQDHLFAQPMAAFVAVIEHTAALALGHAERAREVLEWAEELIPGTGELCLLRAQGPAGISRFDAATERLRPLHTGVVAPLLEWTWLHVNVLECSMAIRTGRRTLAGKLLEDALGKAEELGVIRPLAIAPQEVIDLLVERAGAHGPQEELAKKLLALRSPADARRAPLLTPREREVLTLLPSHLSQEQMASELHLSVNTVKTHIRIIYSKLGAGSRHDAVAAAYKFGHLP
- a CDS encoding SLC13 family permease, which encodes MTDVVVTLLVLVVVIAAFVWNRLPVEVVALGAALALYGTGIVGLEDTFAGFGNGTVVLIAALFVVAEAIDAAGVTTWLGSLLIRFSGTSRTRLMVLMMVLTALLTALISVNGAVAALLPMVVVLAVRLGRRPSELLMPMAFAAHAGSLLILTGSPVNILILNAALDTTGTGIGFFEFGLVGLPLLLGTIGLALWLGPSLLPSRTPEALPKDLGSHGKTLMTHYLGEDGLSRLTIPSGSVLVGQPVACIQEDDDDGGHLHLISVQGPDGKQSTNGTFEPGDEIVVRGGQPIIDAFAAKHGLMQDDDATCGLISSSYGVAEVVVAPRSNLVGTEAYPGMVTDSGALVVLAHQHPGEPESSGRSRVTAGDRLLLQGTWSALDQHTLDHNVLLVDSPDTIRRQTVPLGPRATPALIVLGVMVVLLATNIVPAPIAALLAALAMVVLRVVTVKQAHQSMAWTTLILVAGMIPLSTAITSTGTAEILAEGMVSVVGNGGHLLLLVGLFVVTAVLGQLISNTATALIIIPIALSVAQESSINPYAVLMCVSVASSAALLTPVATPANMMIMQPAGYRFGDYWKFGLAIMALYAAVAILLVPVFWPLQA
- a CDS encoding MFS transporter; the protein is MASDHTTQTTPPTVKAASWLPLIVVVLTQIQASFAVNALTVSMQGITTDLDTAATSVGTAITAGTFSMAAFILLGAKLGARFGTRKVFQIAVAIHAAAMAGVALSLSPTMLFIAQASSGAVIALIAPALTVFIATNYKDQQQAKAIGLLAAAIPAAGVLALLIAGWFATTIGWRYSFGLMVVLGAINLLLSFKLKSVPAQTQLKIDWTGSIIAAVAIIFLSFGFSGLSAWGTWFATPQAPFDILGLSPAPLLILLGAIAGQVFFMWVRKRQDAKLPRIFDLRVLASSSELAVTACMATMLFVGTAANFLIPLYMQIVQGRSGIETSFSIIPYTLSIFLASTFVAFLYEKFPPRTIAQAGFVVVAGALVLLAFTIRNDWGQLFVVLGLILLGLGQGAIVALVFNTLLSAVPRELAGDVGAWRGLVHNLSGSVGIAVASAFAVGMLSSLIASGAAAHPEVSQELISKVSINDADFMTNAQVEAAIGDRVSSPSELAAATEVNAEARLRALQISLLGLSGLALLAIVPAGRMPGRMKGDLPEQLEPDDPDAIPEPSLPADQAVTAHPTPKEQAKR